One Lachnospiraceae bacterium C1.1 genomic region harbors:
- a CDS encoding type II toxin-antitoxin system PemK/MazF family toxin, with protein MRDDWIYRRGDVYYVDFGPYRGSIQGGIRPAIVMQNDIGNFYSPLLVVVPLTSEKKKEGMVTHAMLDNIPFLKFDSMALAEQPQPVNKKQIKKYLGKLNKEQIAKVEKALLQEFGISYIPECVEAP; from the coding sequence ATGCGGGATGACTGGATATATCGCCGCGGTGATGTCTACTACGTTGATTTTGGACCTTACAGAGGATCGATTCAGGGTGGTATCAGACCGGCAATTGTCATGCAGAATGATATCGGAAACTTTTATTCTCCGCTTTTGGTAGTAGTTCCACTGACATCGGAGAAAAAGAAAGAAGGAATGGTCACACATGCCATGCTCGATAATATTCCTTTTTTGAAATTTGATTCTATGGCACTGGCAGAGCAGCCGCAGCCGGTCAATAAGAAGCAGATAAAGAAATACCTTGGCAAATTAAATAAGGAGCAGATTGCCAAAGTTGAAAAAGCGTTGTTACAGGAATTCGGAATTTCATATATTCCGGAATGTGTGGAAGCACCATAA